A region of Geothrix edaphica DNA encodes the following proteins:
- the nadD gene encoding nicotinate (nicotinamide) nucleotide adenylyltransferase — protein sequence MRVGLLGGAFNPPHEGHLRLARLALEHLGLDELRFVPTALSPHKPDPGGPGAETRLHLLTEALRAFDPRCRVERVELERGGTSYTVDTLEALASREPGAGWILVMGSDQLADFAAWRRPERIVRLASLAVGRRPGAEAGLPAVPGLRPATTWSGGPGELVWLPSTDTDLASTDLRRRLAADPAQDPGGLPAQVLAAIRAENLYR from the coding sequence GTGCGCGTCGGCCTGCTCGGGGGGGCTTTCAACCCTCCGCATGAGGGGCACCTGCGCCTGGCGCGCCTGGCGCTGGAGCACCTGGGTCTGGACGAGCTCCGCTTCGTGCCCACAGCCCTCAGTCCCCACAAGCCCGACCCCGGCGGCCCGGGGGCGGAGACCCGCCTGCACCTGCTGACCGAGGCCCTGCGCGCCTTCGACCCCCGCTGCCGGGTGGAGCGGGTGGAGCTGGAGCGGGGCGGCACCAGCTACACCGTGGACACCCTGGAGGCGCTGGCTTCCCGGGAGCCCGGCGCGGGCTGGATCCTCGTCATGGGCAGTGACCAGCTGGCGGACTTCGCCGCCTGGCGCCGCCCGGAGCGGATCGTCCGGCTGGCCTCCCTGGCCGTGGGCCGGCGCCCCGGCGCGGAGGCCGGACTGCCCGCGGTCCCGGGCCTGCGGCCCGCCACCACCTGGTCCGGCGGACCCGGCGAGCTGGTCTGGCTGCCCTCGACCGACACGGACCTCGCCTCCACGGACCTTCGCCGGCGTCTGGCGGCGGATCCTGCCCAGGATCCCGGGGGCCTTCCAGCCCAAGTTCTGGCTGCCATCCGCGCCGAAAACCTGTATCGTTAG
- the obgE gene encoding GTPase ObgE encodes MFLDHVQLRVAAGHGGSGAMSFRREKFAPEGGPDGGDGGKGGSIFIRANRALNTLNPYRHKRDFAAERGRQGEGCMRHGRDGLDITLEVPLGTVVKDGETGEVLAELLADGESVCVARGGRGGLGNTNFKSSTNRTPRHHQPGEDGEERNLDLELKLIADVGLVGFPNAGKSTLVSRLSAARPKIADYPFTTLEPQLGVVSLDRFGGDLLDSWVIADIPGLIEGAAGGAGLGIQFLRHVERTRMLLHLVDLSDPITEPAEAIRIIEGEVLAFSPVLAAKPRWLVGTKLDALQDEDRRAAFEAICTDRGQKPVFISGVTGEGLRELAFAVDDALKILAGQKEAVPKDEGW; translated from the coding sequence GTGTTCCTTGACCATGTCCAGCTCCGCGTCGCCGCCGGCCACGGCGGATCGGGCGCCATGAGCTTCCGCCGCGAGAAGTTCGCCCCCGAGGGCGGGCCCGACGGCGGTGACGGCGGCAAGGGCGGCTCCATCTTCATCCGGGCCAACCGGGCCCTGAACACGCTCAACCCCTACCGCCACAAGCGTGATTTCGCCGCTGAGCGCGGCCGCCAGGGCGAGGGCTGCATGCGCCACGGCCGGGATGGCCTCGACATCACCCTGGAGGTGCCCCTCGGCACTGTGGTGAAGGACGGCGAGACCGGCGAGGTGCTGGCGGAGCTGCTGGCGGATGGCGAATCCGTCTGCGTGGCCCGGGGCGGCCGCGGCGGCCTGGGCAACACGAACTTCAAGAGCTCCACCAACCGCACCCCGCGCCACCACCAGCCCGGTGAGGATGGCGAGGAGCGCAACCTCGACCTGGAGCTGAAGCTCATCGCGGACGTGGGCCTGGTGGGCTTCCCCAACGCCGGCAAGAGCACCCTGGTGAGCCGCCTCAGCGCGGCCCGGCCCAAGATCGCGGACTACCCCTTCACCACCCTGGAGCCCCAGCTCGGCGTGGTGAGCCTGGACCGCTTTGGTGGCGACCTGCTCGACAGCTGGGTCATCGCCGACATCCCCGGCCTCATCGAAGGCGCCGCCGGCGGCGCAGGCCTGGGCATCCAGTTCCTCCGCCACGTGGAGCGCACCCGCATGCTGCTGCACCTGGTGGATCTCTCCGATCCCATCACCGAGCCCGCCGAGGCCATCCGCATCATCGAGGGCGAGGTGCTGGCCTTCAGCCCCGTCCTGGCGGCCAAGCCCCGCTGGCTGGTGGGCACCAAGCTCGATGCCCTCCAGGACGAGGATCGCCGCGCCGCCTTCGAAGCCATCTGCACCGACCGGGGGCAGAAGCCCGTCTTCATCTCGGGCGTCACCGGCGAGGGTCTCCGCGAGCTGGCCTTCGCGGTGGACGATGCCCTGAAGATCCTGGCCGGCCAGAAGGAAGCGGTCCCCAAGGACGAGGGTTGGTAG